The following are encoded in a window of Desulfatiglans sp. genomic DNA:
- a CDS encoding MATE family efflux transporter has product MDNNIKEQNQYRSAIMGTDPIWPLLFKFSGPAIISMTVASTYNIVDAVFVGRLGTEALAALSVTYPLSLSFLAIAAGTGVGATSLISRYLGKSERVESYKAASVAITLCLILSLCVILSCLPNMKPLLTALGAQNSVLLLAEEYISVQIKLIVFYYITMVLGHVIRAFGNPMFSSTVMIMSSLSNIILDPLFIFGLGPIPAMGVKGAAVATVIAQAMSSIIYLCYLFSKSSGYKFSARYFIPYPKVVYEIYRIGFASIVRSGVQFLVMGVINREAASHGVVTLALIGVLIRLGRFVQMPAIGIGQGLLPLIGFNFGAQKMKRVKELVYKASFSGSIWSWLCWALIMIFPGYVLAAFGLDSTILKDGVYAVRLYFCCIFIIGVQMVPGFFFQGIGQGFPASMLSAAKFLIFLLPLILFLTPAYGVTGLWVSFPIADMLTFFAGLIWMLLEFRKQGIICIDKQKLHELIGTN; this is encoded by the coding sequence ATGGATAATAATATTAAAGAACAAAACCAATACAGGTCTGCCATCATGGGCACAGACCCTATATGGCCCCTCTTATTCAAATTCTCAGGCCCTGCCATTATATCCATGACAGTTGCCTCAACATACAATATAGTTGATGCTGTATTTGTGGGAAGACTAGGTACAGAGGCACTAGCGGCATTGAGTGTAACCTATCCTCTAAGCCTTTCCTTTTTAGCGATTGCAGCAGGTACAGGTGTAGGGGCTACATCACTTATTTCAAGATACCTGGGTAAAAGTGAAAGGGTAGAATCATATAAAGCCGCCTCTGTTGCGATTACACTATGCCTCATTTTAAGCCTTTGTGTTATACTCTCATGTCTGCCAAACATGAAACCATTACTCACAGCGCTGGGGGCACAAAACAGTGTCCTTTTACTCGCTGAGGAGTATATCTCTGTCCAGATAAAGCTGATTGTCTTCTATTACATCACCATGGTGCTTGGTCATGTCATACGGGCATTTGGAAACCCCATGTTTTCAAGCACAGTGATGATAATGTCTTCTCTATCCAATATTATCCTTGATCCTCTTTTTATATTCGGTCTTGGTCCCATACCTGCCATGGGCGTAAAGGGCGCTGCTGTTGCTACGGTGATTGCCCAGGCAATGAGTTCAATCATTTATCTGTGTTATCTATTTTCAAAAAGCTCAGGGTATAAATTCAGCGCGAGGTATTTTATCCCATATCCGAAGGTCGTATATGAGATATATAGAATTGGGTTTGCATCTATTGTGAGGTCAGGGGTCCAGTTTCTGGTTATGGGTGTTATTAACCGGGAAGCAGCCTCTCATGGCGTTGTTACGCTTGCATTAATTGGGGTTTTGATCCGGCTGGGCAGGTTTGTTCAGATGCCGGCCATTGGCATAGGGCAGGGGCTTCTTCCGCTTATCGGTTTTAATTTCGGCGCCCAGAAAATGAAAAGGGTAAAGGAACTTGTGTATAAGGCATCTTTTTCAGGAAGTATATGGTCATGGCTCTGCTGGGCATTGATCATGATTTTTCCCGGGTATGTGCTGGCTGCATTCGGCCTTGATTCAACAATCCTGAAAGATGGCGTTTATGCTGTGAGGCTGTATTTCTGCTGTATCTTTATCATCGGTGTTCAGATGGTGCCGGGCTTCTTTTTCCAGGGTATAGGCCAGGGTTTTCCAGCCTCAATGCTTTCTGCTGCAAAATTTCTTATCTTTCTATTGCCCCTGATTCTTTTTCTTACGCCTGCATATGGCGTAACAGGCTTATGGGTATCCTTCCCCATTGCAGATATGTTGACATTCTTTGCAGGGCTTATCTGGATGTTACTAGAGTTCAGAAAGCAGGGGATAATATGTATTGATAAGCAGAAACTGCATGAGCTAATCGGTACAAATTGA